Part of the Devosia sp. SL43 genome, TCTCGAATTCGTTGCCGGTCTCTGGCAGATCGATATGCGCACCGCCGAGGCCAAGGCCAATGAGCTGATCGACTGGCTCGGCCTGCGACCGCACGCCAACGAACTCTGCGGCGGTTTTTCCAAGGGCATGCTGCAGAAGGTGGCGCTGGCCGGGGCGCTGGTGCATGACCCCAGGCTGATCATTCTCGACGAGCCCCTGACCGGGCTCGATGCGGGCTCGGCCCGCCAAGTAAAGGATGTGCTGCTGGGCAAGGTCCGCGATGGCGTCACCGTCATCATGACCACCCACATTCTCGAGGTGGCCGAGCGCATGGCCGAGCGCATCGGCGTCATCGCCAACGGTCGACTGATCGCCGAAGGGACGCTGGCCGAGCTGCGGACGCGGATCGGACGGGAATCGAGCCTGGAAGACATCTTTCTCGATCTTGTGGCACAGAGCGCGGAAGCGGCATGAGCCTGGCCCCGACCTCGACCCTCTGGTTCGCCCGGCACGAGCTGACGCTCGCCTGGCGAGAAGTCGTCGCCATGCTGACCGGCGGCAGCCGCAATCGTGGCATCGGGATCGTCATCTTCATCGCTGTCGTCACGCTGGTGTTGCACCTGATGGCCTTTGGCCTGGTGCGCAACTGGGCCTCCGGCGGCATCCAGTCCGATGCCGGAAGCCTGGTGATGCTCACGGGCACGGGCATGCTGTTCTGGACCGTGATGCTGTCGCAGGCGCTGGAGGCAGTCACGCGGGTCTACTATGGCCGCTCCGATCTTGACCTTGTTCTGTCGTCCCCTGCCTCGTCGCGACGGCTGTTCGCCGTGCGCACCGGCTCGGTCGCGCTGACCAGTATTGTCTTCACCGGCCTGCTCGCCAGTCCTCTGATCAACATGCTGGCTTTGTTCGACGGACAGCGGTGGTTCGCCGCCTATGGCGTGGTGGTCGCGATGGGCGCCATTTCGACCGCCATTTCGGTGGCTGTCACCATGTTGCTGTTCAAGCTGGTCGGCCCGCGCCAGACACGGTTCATCTCCCAGATCGTTGCCGGCATTGTCGGCGCCGGCTTCGTCATCGGCGTGCAGGGCGCGGCCATCCTCTACTATGGCGACATGTCGCGGTTCACGCTGTTCCAGTCGCAGGCCGTAATAGACGCTGCGCCGGGCATCGATAGCGGCTTCTGGCTGCCCGCCAAGGCGGCAATGGGTGACCTGAATGCATTGGCCATCGTCCTCGCCATCGGCCTTGGCGCGCTGCTGGTGGCCATCGTGGCATCAGCATCAAGCTATGGTCGCCTGGCCATCTCGGCGGCAGGGCTCAACCACGTGGCCAGCCAGCGCCGGCCATCGGCTCGACGCTTCCATCCGGCCTCGCAACGGCAGGTGCTGCGGCTCAAGGAATGGCGGCTGTTGCAGCGGGATCCGTG contains:
- a CDS encoding permease, coding for MSLAPTSTLWFARHELTLAWREVVAMLTGGSRNRGIGIVIFIAVVTLVLHLMAFGLVRNWASGGIQSDAGSLVMLTGTGMLFWTVMLSQALEAVTRVYYGRSDLDLVLSSPASSRRLFAVRTGSVALTSIVFTGLLASPLINMLALFDGQRWFAAYGVVVAMGAISTAISVAVTMLLFKLVGPRQTRFISQIVAGIVGAGFVIGVQGAAILYYGDMSRFTLFQSQAVIDAAPGIDSGFWLPAKAAMGDLNALAIVLAIGLGALLVAIVASASSYGRLAISAAGLNHVASQRRPSARRFHPASQRQVLRLKEWRLLQRDPWLLSQTLMQILYLVPPALLLWMNFGNSAGAFVVVVPVLVMAAGQLAGGLAWLAISGEDAHDLVVTAPVAPRSVLIAKIEAVLTVIAIVLTPLLLLMAISSPGAALVTALCAALSAGSATAIQLWFRVVAKRSMFRRRQVASRAATLSEAFASIMWAGTGALLASGSWLAIGPAVIAMLVIGLARLLAPRRARTALAQDLPLACPRSALARKRQPSRGFHD
- a CDS encoding ABC transporter ATP-binding protein, translated to MTAPALAITNLAKSFDRRVVDNLDLTVRAGEFYALLGPNGAGKTTILRMVAGLLQPDQGGISIFGIDARRDPIAAKRIVAWVSDEPMVYDRLTPLEYLEFVAGLWQIDMRTAEAKANELIDWLGLRPHANELCGGFSKGMLQKVALAGALVHDPRLIILDEPLTGLDAGSARQVKDVLLGKVRDGVTVIMTTHILEVAERMAERIGVIANGRLIAEGTLAELRTRIGRESSLEDIFLDLVAQSAEAA